The following proteins come from a genomic window of Vallitaleaceae bacterium 9-2:
- a CDS encoding CYTH domain-containing protein, with amino-acid sequence MEIEKKYLIPKLPDNLATYPHRQIKQGYISTFPVIRIRQIDNQYILTIKGKGLLEREEHELEISREEFEHLSLKVEGLIIHKTRYYIAYKDYTIELDLFHDDYDGLQLAEVEFDTRHAAETFIPPDWFGEDVTNDKRYHNSFLSQKKE; translated from the coding sequence ATGGAAATTGAAAAAAAATATCTTATCCCAAAACTTCCGGATAATTTGGCCACTTATCCCCATCGACAAATTAAGCAAGGCTACATATCAACATTTCCCGTTATCCGTATACGACAGATAGACAACCAGTACATATTAACCATTAAAGGCAAGGGGCTATTAGAGCGTGAAGAACATGAACTTGAAATAAGCCGGGAGGAGTTTGAGCATTTGTCTTTGAAAGTTGAAGGACTAATTATTCACAAAACTCGTTATTATATTGCGTATAAAGATTATACGATTGAACTGGATTTGTTTCATGATGATTATGATGGCCTGCAATTAGCTGAAGTTGAATTTGATACACGCCATGCTGCTGAGACGTTTATCCCTCCAGACTGGTTTGGCGAAGACGTCACCAACGACAAGCGTTATCATAATAGTTTTTTAAGTCAAAAAAAGGAATAG
- a CDS encoding DJ-1/PfpI family protein codes for MGKAALFLATGFEEIEAISIIDVLRRGGLDLVTISVSGMEDVEGSHGVIVKSDALFFSIDYSEYDLFILPGGPGTENLKKHEGLCDLLVQVHNEGKRIAAICAAPSVLGEMKILEGKMATCYPGYEEELKGAHVLNQEIVRDGNVVTGKGPGVSMKFAFEILKDYLEPEAIEGLKERMIIH; via the coding sequence ATGGGAAAAGCTGCTCTATTTTTAGCAACAGGTTTTGAAGAAATAGAAGCGATAAGCATCATTGATGTTTTAAGACGAGGCGGATTAGATTTAGTTACGATTTCAGTATCGGGTATGGAAGATGTTGAAGGGTCACATGGAGTGATTGTAAAAAGTGATGCCTTGTTTTTTTCAATTGACTATTCAGAATATGACTTATTTATCCTACCGGGAGGACCAGGGACAGAGAATTTGAAAAAACATGAAGGTTTGTGCGACTTACTTGTTCAAGTTCATAACGAAGGCAAGCGCATTGCGGCGATATGTGCAGCACCGAGTGTTCTTGGCGAGATGAAGATACTTGAGGGGAAGATGGCAACCTGTTATCCTGGATATGAAGAGGAACTAAAAGGGGCTCATGTACTTAATCAAGAAATCGTTCGTGATGGTAATGTTGTTACGGGCAAAGGTCCGGGAGTGAGTATGAAGTTTGCTTTTGAAATTCTCAAAGATTATCTGGAACCAGAAGCTATTGAGGGGTTAAAGGAACGAATGATTATTCATTAA
- a CDS encoding ABC transporter permease: MSGYYAKRVLSAVITILLISSLTFIMMHAVPGGPFTRERPVPDEILKTLNEKYNLDASYFEQYVDYMKGLLTFDLGPSYSKVGTSVNDLVVSGFPVSAKIGLMASALIIALGIPVGIISALKQNKPIDYLVMFLATVGVTVPSFVMATLIIYFFAGKLGWIPSFGVTDWRGYIGPVLALSGYSLSFVARLTRSSMLEVLQQDYIRTARANGIHEFKVIAKHAVKNAMIPVVTYVGPMVASILTGSFVIEKIFALPGLGRHFIESITNRDYTTIMGMTIIYAVLYIVMIFIVDVAYGFIDPRIKLGKGKA; encoded by the coding sequence ATGTCAGGTTATTACGCAAAAAGGGTTCTTTCCGCGGTGATTACCATTTTACTTATTTCATCATTAACTTTTATAATGATGCATGCTGTACCGGGGGGCCCTTTTACACGTGAGCGTCCCGTTCCGGATGAGATTCTAAAAACGTTGAATGAGAAGTACAATTTGGACGCATCTTACTTTGAACAATATGTTGATTACATGAAGGGGCTGCTTACTTTTGACTTAGGTCCTTCTTATTCTAAAGTAGGAACATCAGTAAATGATTTAGTTGTTTCAGGATTCCCAGTTTCAGCAAAAATTGGACTCATGGCAAGTGCTTTAATCATTGCGTTAGGGATACCCGTGGGGATCATATCAGCCTTGAAACAGAATAAACCCATTGATTATTTAGTTATGTTTTTAGCCACAGTGGGAGTAACGGTGCCTAGCTTTGTTATGGCTACACTTATTATTTACTTCTTTGCCGGCAAGCTTGGGTGGATTCCAAGTTTTGGTGTCACTGATTGGCGAGGATATATTGGACCGGTTCTTGCATTGTCAGGATATTCGCTATCCTTCGTTGCCCGTTTGACACGTTCGAGTATGTTAGAGGTGTTACAACAAGATTATATTCGTACAGCACGTGCTAATGGAATACATGAATTTAAAGTTATTGCAAAACATGCAGTAAAGAATGCAATGATACCTGTTGTTACTTATGTTGGACCAATGGTTGCATCAATCCTTACAGGGTCCTTTGTAATTGAAAAGATTTTTGCCTTACCGGGCCTTGGAAGACACTTTATAGAAAGTATTACTAACCGTGACTATACGACAATTATGGGAATGACAATTATTTATGCGGTACTTTATATTGTTATGATTTTCATAGTGGATGTAGCATACGGATTTATCGACCCAAGAATCAAACTCGGAAAGGGGAAAGCATAA